The following proteins come from a genomic window of Corallococcus sp. NCRR:
- a CDS encoding DUF1015 family protein, with translation MARVLPFSALLTSLGSSLEPGDGPPRGNAAPLPTHVRPLLEAANPSAELRRMRDSGDLLKDARPALYVVELHGPAGAFSGPPVRYLLCALTPDAVPSLEQDPYRPRAWEVEPAVTLVADDHGALRALLAEAAERGISVWKGQYDGNPVSLLRIEPSPVSKRLQAVLDEAPMRPLAALSEQGRTLAAVVPLSEPGLELCPIHRALKGVETFQEETFLTLVAAYARVTELDAPLTTPQGLAAARERLATLVPGQHAVLLVLPGGRGRILRFRQGLDLAHLKGAPRNPTLRSLDLALLNALVLRTVLGIQEPEASGHPQVFPVHGLEALVAGVEAGTFQAGFALNPPPVWEVRAVMEAQATLPPRTLSVEPRVPAGLLFLDPEV, from the coding sequence ATGGCGCGCGTCCTCCCGTTCTCGGCCCTCCTGACCTCGCTGGGCTCCTCGCTGGAGCCCGGGGACGGTCCTCCTCGCGGCAACGCGGCCCCGCTGCCCACGCACGTGCGGCCCCTGCTGGAGGCCGCGAACCCGAGCGCCGAGCTGCGCCGGATGCGGGACTCGGGCGATCTGTTGAAGGACGCACGCCCCGCCCTCTACGTCGTGGAACTGCACGGCCCCGCGGGCGCCTTCTCCGGCCCTCCGGTGCGCTACCTCTTGTGCGCGCTGACGCCGGACGCGGTGCCGTCGCTGGAGCAGGACCCGTACCGGCCCCGCGCGTGGGAGGTGGAGCCCGCCGTCACGCTGGTGGCGGATGACCACGGCGCCCTGCGCGCCCTGCTGGCGGAGGCGGCCGAGCGCGGCATCTCCGTCTGGAAGGGGCAGTACGACGGCAACCCGGTGTCGCTCCTGCGCATCGAGCCGTCTCCGGTATCCAAGCGCCTGCAGGCGGTGCTGGACGAGGCCCCCATGCGGCCCCTGGCGGCGCTGAGCGAGCAGGGCCGGACGCTGGCCGCGGTGGTGCCGCTGTCCGAGCCGGGCCTGGAGCTGTGCCCCATCCACCGTGCCCTGAAGGGCGTGGAGACGTTCCAGGAGGAGACGTTCCTCACCCTGGTGGCCGCGTACGCGCGCGTGACGGAGCTGGACGCGCCCCTCACCACGCCGCAGGGACTGGCCGCGGCGCGCGAGCGGCTGGCCACGCTGGTGCCCGGACAGCACGCCGTGCTGCTGGTGCTGCCGGGAGGCCGGGGCCGCATCCTGCGCTTCCGTCAGGGCCTGGACCTGGCGCACCTGAAGGGCGCGCCGCGAAACCCCACGCTGCGCAGCCTGGACCTGGCGCTGCTCAACGCGCTGGTGCTGCGCACGGTGCTGGGCATCCAGGAGCCGGAGGCGTCCGGACATCCTCAAGTCTTTCCGGTGCACGGCCTGGAAGCGCTGGTGGCGGGCGTGGAGGCCGGCACGTTCCAGGCGGGCTTCGCGCTCAACCCTCCGCCGGTGTGGGAGGTGAGGGCGGTGATGGAGGCCCAGGCCACGCTGCCGCCGCGCACCTTGAGCGTGGAGCCGCGCGTGCCCGCGGGGTTGCTCTTCCTGGATCCCGAAGTCTGA
- a CDS encoding tRNA1(Val) (adenine(37)-N6)-methyltransferase, whose amino-acid sequence MRALTGTAQDWPRRVRLRLEPGPGETLDAICGGEVQVLQRRLGYRFTLDPVLLAHFAVFEAGADRGRLLDLGTGCGIIPLVLARRFGRADITALELQPGLFSLAERNVYLNRCEGAVTLVQGDLRHVAETFPASSFGHVLCNPPYRARAAGQSNLSREKALARHEIACELPDVVRAAAYLLVPRGALCMVYPASRFSELVSVLRTLQLEPRTVRMVHPRGDRPAKLVLIHAVKGGRADLTVLPPLVVHADEDAAFTDEVNAMVG is encoded by the coding sequence GTGCGTGCGCTGACCGGCACCGCGCAGGACTGGCCCCGCCGGGTGCGGCTGCGGTTGGAGCCGGGCCCGGGGGAGACGCTCGACGCCATCTGCGGTGGCGAGGTGCAGGTGCTCCAGCGCCGGCTGGGCTACCGCTTCACGTTGGACCCGGTGCTGCTGGCGCACTTCGCGGTGTTCGAGGCGGGGGCGGACCGCGGGCGGCTGCTCGACCTGGGCACCGGGTGCGGCATCATCCCGCTGGTGCTGGCCCGCCGGTTCGGGAGGGCGGACATCACCGCGCTGGAGCTGCAGCCAGGCCTGTTCTCCCTGGCCGAGCGCAACGTGTACCTGAACCGCTGCGAGGGCGCGGTGACGCTGGTGCAGGGCGACCTGCGGCACGTGGCGGAGACGTTCCCCGCGAGCAGCTTCGGCCACGTGCTGTGCAATCCGCCGTACCGCGCGCGCGCCGCGGGCCAGAGCAACCTGTCCCGGGAGAAGGCGCTCGCGCGGCATGAGATTGCCTGCGAGCTGCCGGACGTGGTGCGCGCCGCGGCGTACCTGCTGGTGCCCCGGGGCGCGCTGTGCATGGTGTACCCGGCGTCGCGCTTCAGCGAACTGGTGTCCGTGCTGCGCACGCTGCAACTGGAGCCGCGCACGGTGCGCATGGTGCATCCGCGCGGGGACCGGCCCGCGAAGCTGGTGCTGATCCACGCGGTGAAGGGCGGCCGGGCGGACCTCACCGTGCTGCCGCCGCTCGTCGTCCACGCGGACGAGGACGCGGCCTTCACGGACGAGGTCAACGCCATGGTGGGCTGA
- a CDS encoding deoxyribodipyrimidine photo-lyase, whose translation MPEGLSWSELGVDSARVQVVNEAPFPPGQRDFVLYWCMVNHRWEENHALDAAIALGNHLGLPVVVYQAIRPDYPYASERLHAWALEGMADMAKGCAARGLPYWLELPRTKKEHKPRLASLGKRAAAVVSDLFPTYIIPGHLRGAAKALRVPLIAVDASCVVPMQRIPAAQVGAYALRPKLRKLWPEYLERTLPKRKPRVSGAKLQPDFELSDAVKARAALDTFALDHSVKPLSERGGRKAGLKALDAFLDERLEGYDTGRNDPGLGQQSNLSPYFHWGNLFPGEAARAAIAAKGKDHPAVQSFVEELLVRRELGFNYCFHTPGPKQLSTDSLPAWARETLSRHRKDPRPHLYSFEELDQGRTQDALWNASQRELRERGRIHNYLRMLWGKKILEWSPTPEEALARIARLNDTYAVDGRDPASVSNFMWVLGLHDRPFQERPVIGKVRPMSSPRTAEKFDLDPYLERWGAR comes from the coding sequence ATGCCTGAAGGTCTCTCGTGGTCCGAACTCGGCGTCGACTCCGCCCGCGTGCAGGTGGTGAACGAAGCCCCCTTCCCTCCTGGCCAACGCGACTTCGTCCTCTACTGGTGCATGGTGAACCATCGGTGGGAGGAGAACCACGCGCTGGACGCCGCCATCGCGCTGGGCAACCACCTGGGCCTGCCCGTCGTCGTCTACCAGGCCATCCGCCCGGACTACCCCTACGCGTCGGAGCGGCTCCACGCGTGGGCGCTGGAGGGCATGGCGGACATGGCGAAGGGCTGCGCCGCGCGCGGCCTGCCGTACTGGCTGGAGCTGCCGCGCACGAAGAAGGAGCACAAGCCGCGGCTCGCGAGCCTGGGCAAGCGCGCGGCGGCCGTCGTGTCGGACCTGTTTCCCACGTACATCATCCCCGGCCACCTGCGAGGCGCGGCGAAGGCGCTGCGGGTGCCGCTCATCGCCGTGGACGCGTCCTGCGTGGTGCCCATGCAGCGCATCCCCGCGGCCCAGGTGGGCGCGTACGCGCTGCGCCCCAAGCTGCGCAAGCTGTGGCCGGAGTACCTGGAGCGCACGCTGCCCAAGCGCAAGCCGCGCGTGTCAGGCGCGAAGCTCCAGCCGGACTTCGAGCTGTCCGACGCCGTGAAGGCCCGCGCCGCGCTGGACACGTTCGCCCTGGATCATTCCGTGAAGCCGCTCTCCGAGCGCGGCGGACGCAAGGCGGGGCTCAAGGCCCTGGACGCGTTCCTCGACGAGCGGCTGGAGGGCTACGACACCGGCCGGAATGATCCGGGCCTGGGCCAGCAGTCCAACCTGTCGCCCTACTTCCACTGGGGCAACCTCTTCCCCGGCGAGGCGGCGCGCGCGGCCATCGCGGCGAAGGGCAAGGACCACCCCGCCGTGCAGTCCTTCGTGGAGGAGCTGCTCGTGCGCCGCGAGCTGGGCTTCAACTACTGCTTCCACACGCCCGGCCCGAAGCAACTGAGCACGGACTCCCTGCCCGCGTGGGCGCGCGAGACCCTGTCGCGCCACCGGAAGGATCCACGCCCGCACCTCTATTCCTTCGAGGAGCTGGATCAGGGCCGCACGCAGGACGCGCTCTGGAACGCGTCCCAGCGCGAGCTGCGGGAGCGCGGGCGGATCCACAACTACCTGCGCATGCTCTGGGGGAAGAAGATCCTGGAGTGGAGCCCCACGCCGGAGGAGGCGCTGGCCCGCATCGCGCGGCTCAACGACACCTACGCGGTGGACGGACGCGACCCGGCGAGCGTCTCCAACTTCATGTGGGTCCTGGGGCTGCACGACCGGCCCTTCCAGGAGCGCCCGGTGATTGGAAAGGTCCGGCCCATGAGCTCCCCGCGCACCGCGGAGAAGTTCGACCTGGACCCGTACCTGGAGCGCTGGGGGGCCCGGTAG
- a CDS encoding Frizzy aggregation protein FrzB encodes MSGNVLLDEEAPEQERAVGEVDVLFFQIGDSEYGTDASSVLRIDRALPDDLTVRDLGLPHKGHRALVFDTPEGEGHLKVDAVNGVRSIPLAGLRRMPAAAAAASYAVGVCLGVDEQAGRPVLLIDLAETLKTQGRH; translated from the coding sequence ATGAGCGGCAACGTCCTGCTGGATGAGGAAGCCCCCGAGCAGGAACGGGCCGTGGGAGAGGTGGACGTCCTCTTCTTCCAGATCGGTGATTCGGAGTACGGCACGGACGCGTCGTCCGTGCTGAGGATCGACCGGGCGCTCCCGGACGACCTGACCGTGCGCGACCTGGGGCTGCCCCACAAGGGGCACCGGGCGCTCGTGTTCGACACCCCCGAGGGCGAGGGCCACCTGAAGGTGGACGCCGTCAACGGGGTGCGCTCCATCCCGCTCGCCGGGCTGCGCCGCATGCCGGCCGCCGCCGCGGCGGCTTCGTATGCGGTGGGCGTCTGCCTGGGCGTGGATGAACAGGCGGGCCGTCCCGTGTTGCTCATTGATTTGGCGGAAACCTTGAAGACGCAAGGAAGGCACTGA
- a CDS encoding methyl-accepting chemotaxis protein: MSLESPNEKPAKSRGARKSPGVKAGAESVIANTVADPLKPFTDTLMAVLAGNLNARVPQDRVQADASGFGHLLNQVLEQFSSAEHRKQVAAQEIDQALDSLIILVREGDLSRWNTSTEDPQLGPLLEGFGKVIETLRIFVREINEAALRLSSSANQVLAASTQHETSSTEQAAAIHETTATMEELKHASAQIAENAGSVARVAEETLGAARAGRGAIGEFIQAMQQIRSDGVAVADSISKLSKRVERIGTVVEVIDEIADRSDLLALNAALEGSRAGEAGKGFSIVAAEMRRLAENVLESTKEIKNLITEIREATQAAAGAADASKHATESGEKLGAVAAQAVEGILAGVQETSDAARVINLATQQQRTATEQVVASMAEIEDVTRQTTQASKQATGAAAELTQLAGRLAELIKRFKAD, encoded by the coding sequence ATGTCCCTGGAGAGCCCCAACGAGAAGCCCGCGAAGTCCCGCGGCGCGAGGAAGTCCCCGGGCGTGAAGGCCGGCGCGGAGTCCGTCATCGCCAACACGGTGGCGGATCCGCTCAAGCCCTTCACCGACACGCTGATGGCGGTGCTGGCCGGCAACCTGAACGCGCGCGTCCCGCAGGACCGCGTGCAGGCGGATGCCAGCGGCTTTGGCCACCTGCTCAACCAGGTGCTGGAGCAGTTCTCCTCCGCGGAGCACCGCAAGCAGGTGGCGGCCCAGGAGATTGATCAGGCGCTCGACTCGCTCATCATCCTGGTGCGTGAAGGCGACCTGTCGCGCTGGAACACGTCCACGGAAGACCCCCAGCTCGGGCCCCTGCTGGAGGGCTTCGGCAAGGTCATCGAGACGCTGCGCATCTTCGTGCGGGAGATCAACGAGGCCGCGCTGCGGCTGTCGTCCTCCGCCAACCAGGTGCTGGCGGCGTCCACGCAGCACGAGACGTCCTCCACCGAGCAGGCCGCGGCCATCCACGAGACGACCGCGACCATGGAGGAGCTGAAGCACGCCTCCGCGCAGATCGCGGAGAACGCGGGCAGCGTGGCGCGCGTGGCGGAGGAGACGCTGGGCGCGGCCCGCGCGGGCCGTGGCGCCATTGGCGAGTTCATCCAGGCCATGCAGCAGATCCGCAGCGACGGCGTCGCGGTGGCGGACTCCATCTCCAAGCTGTCCAAGCGCGTGGAGCGCATTGGCACGGTGGTGGAGGTGATTGACGAGATCGCGGACCGCTCCGACCTCCTGGCGCTCAACGCGGCGCTGGAAGGCAGCCGCGCGGGTGAGGCGGGCAAGGGCTTCTCCATCGTCGCGGCGGAGATGCGCCGCCTGGCGGAGAACGTCCTGGAGTCCACCAAGGAGATCAAGAACCTGATCACCGAGATCCGCGAGGCCACTCAGGCCGCCGCGGGCGCCGCGGACGCGTCCAAGCACGCCACGGAGTCCGGCGAGAAGCTGGGCGCGGTGGCGGCGCAGGCGGTGGAGGGCATCCTCGCCGGCGTGCAGGAGACGAGCGACGCGGCCCGGGTCATCAACCTGGCGACCCAGCAGCAGCGCACGGCCACCGAGCAGGTGGTGGCGTCCATGGCGGAGATCGAGGACGTGACGCGCCAGACGACGCAGGCGTCCAAGCAGGCCACCGGGGCGGCCGCCGAGCTCACCCAGCTTGCGGGCCGGCTCGCGGAGCTCATCAAGCGGTTCAAGGCCGACTAG
- a CDS encoding polyhydroxyalkanoic acid system family protein, producing MGTMKFEVPHNLPKDEVKKRVEQLLQYWGSKYGVKSDWQGDEGAKLVGKVMGINLDASFVITDKAISGEGTDPGMLLRNQAKTYIQKKFGSVLDPSKSLEQVKGNLD from the coding sequence ATGGGCACGATGAAGTTCGAGGTCCCCCACAACCTTCCGAAGGACGAGGTCAAGAAGCGCGTCGAGCAGCTCCTGCAGTACTGGGGCTCCAAGTACGGCGTGAAGTCCGACTGGCAGGGTGACGAGGGCGCGAAGCTCGTCGGCAAGGTGATGGGCATCAACCTGGACGCCAGCTTCGTCATCACGGACAAGGCCATCTCCGGCGAGGGCACCGACCCCGGCATGCTGCTGCGCAACCAGGCCAAGACGTACATCCAGAAGAAGTTCGGCTCGGTGCTGGATCCGTCCAAGAGCCTGGAGCAGGTGAAGGGCAACCTGGACTGA
- a CDS encoding protein-glutamate O-methyltransferase, producing MGGRVLNVGNKVLQQLSALLLERAGLKITLDGYHSLRLALSTRMPALGLSDPEKYLQKLMSASGEEELRALLPLVTVGHTEFFRDAKQFRALEGSVLPELLARARREMRKVSIWSAGCATGEEPYSLALVLAELGALAVEVDLWATDLNLAAVEAARQGRFSTRRAMAIGPERLKRFFRPVEDGYEASPILREYIRFDGQNLAAPVFDKVAPASLDLILCRNVIIYFDLPTIRGLMDRFLAALRPGGLLFLGYSESLFKVYDRFEMIEVDGAFVYRRPLGERPRPPAPLAPMSAEPRPGSPESFAVELRQRMQTNAETAARLRTAGQADAANARAADAPARRPTLEMPSLGALGGRRTGEFPAVRPEPARTGEFPAIKLEPPRPGEPPRRPATTGSFAAVRVEPPASRPQAEAVPARPSGSWPQLLPPAERLNMAVRKMGQGDFPAAIDGVKRLLVDEPSDLDALLTLGNLYSLTGRIDEARDTFGQALQREPLCVEARVFGGVAAMQAGSLAEARSELAKALFLEPTLAIGHYLLAQVQERTQDFEAARRSYRNAVAQLKYPQRPLAGHYPEMLDSAEAISRAARYALAALEEQPG from the coding sequence ATGGGTGGACGCGTGCTGAACGTGGGCAACAAGGTGCTCCAGCAGCTGTCCGCGCTCCTCTTGGAGCGCGCGGGGCTGAAGATCACCCTGGATGGGTACCACAGCCTGCGGCTCGCCCTGTCCACGCGCATGCCCGCGCTGGGGCTGAGCGACCCGGAGAAGTACCTGCAGAAGCTGATGAGCGCGAGCGGCGAGGAGGAGCTGCGCGCGCTCCTGCCGCTGGTGACGGTGGGGCACACGGAGTTCTTCCGCGACGCGAAGCAGTTCCGCGCGCTGGAGGGGAGCGTGCTGCCGGAGCTGCTCGCGCGGGCCCGGCGCGAGATGCGCAAGGTGTCCATCTGGTCCGCGGGCTGCGCCACCGGTGAGGAGCCCTACAGCCTGGCGCTGGTGCTGGCGGAGCTGGGCGCGCTCGCGGTGGAGGTGGACCTGTGGGCCACCGACCTGAACCTGGCCGCGGTGGAGGCCGCGCGGCAGGGGCGCTTCTCCACCCGCCGCGCCATGGCCATTGGACCGGAGCGGCTCAAGCGCTTCTTCCGGCCCGTGGAGGACGGCTACGAGGCGTCGCCCATCCTGCGCGAGTACATCCGCTTCGATGGCCAGAACCTGGCCGCGCCGGTGTTCGACAAGGTGGCGCCCGCGTCGCTGGATCTCATCCTCTGCCGCAACGTCATCATCTACTTCGACCTGCCCACCATCCGCGGGCTGATGGACCGCTTCCTCGCGGCGCTGCGTCCGGGCGGGCTGCTCTTCCTGGGGTACTCGGAGAGCCTGTTCAAGGTCTATGACCGCTTCGAGATGATCGAAGTGGACGGCGCGTTCGTGTACCGGCGCCCCCTGGGCGAGCGCCCCCGTCCGCCGGCGCCGCTGGCGCCCATGTCGGCGGAGCCCCGGCCGGGCAGCCCGGAGTCCTTCGCCGTGGAGCTGCGCCAGCGGATGCAGACCAACGCGGAGACCGCGGCCCGGCTGCGCACGGCGGGCCAGGCCGACGCGGCGAATGCCAGGGCCGCGGATGCGCCCGCGCGCAGGCCCACCCTGGAGATGCCCTCCCTGGGCGCGCTGGGGGGCCGCCGCACCGGGGAGTTCCCCGCCGTCCGGCCGGAGCCGGCCCGCACCGGCGAGTTCCCCGCCATCAAGCTGGAGCCGCCCCGTCCCGGGGAGCCTCCGCGCCGGCCCGCGACGACCGGCTCCTTCGCGGCGGTGCGCGTGGAGCCGCCCGCGTCCCGGCCTCAGGCCGAAGCGGTGCCCGCGCGCCCCAGCGGCTCATGGCCCCAGCTGCTGCCGCCCGCGGAGCGCTTGAACATGGCCGTGCGGAAGATGGGGCAGGGGGACTTCCCCGCCGCCATCGACGGCGTGAAGCGCCTGCTGGTGGACGAGCCCTCCGACCTGGACGCGCTCCTGACGCTGGGCAACCTGTACTCGCTCACCGGCCGCATCGACGAGGCGCGCGACACCTTCGGTCAGGCGCTCCAGCGCGAGCCGCTGTGCGTGGAGGCGCGCGTCTTTGGCGGGGTGGCGGCGATGCAGGCGGGGAGCCTGGCGGAGGCGCGCTCCGAGCTGGCCAAGGCCCTGTTCCTGGAGCCCACGCTGGCCATTGGCCACTACCTGCTGGCCCAGGTGCAGGAGCGCACTCAGGACTTCGAGGCGGCCCGGCGCAGCTACCGCAACGCCGTCGCGCAGCTGAAGTACCCGCAGCGCCCGTTGGCGGGGCACTACCCGGAGATGCTCGACTCCGCGGAGGCCATCTCCCGCGCGGCCCGCTATGCGCTGGCCGCGCTGGAGGAGCAGCCGGGCTGA
- a CDS encoding hybrid sensor histidine kinase/response regulator: protein MDTEALKKSLLKKFQEVTADRLQKIQLGVIDLEKETAEQAAEDVARELHTMKGEARMLGLAAIGQLAHAAEDVLRAEREGKTATETATDVMLRACDVLSDLIEDLDAAHTGTSATEEMVKALSEVSGHPVPALGPVRRPASSAPPPPPKPAAQAPVAPPAAAPVAQAPVAQAPVSVQAPPRVAEPVAVAAPHPPAAKEEEAPSAAKSNTIADRSIRVNVEVLDSLGLLAGDLLVESARGRLRSGETAQLFERFSRLGDRFLRISEEVDVPDTIRAELERAEADLHMLRDDAFRFVRRNGDGINTLHGNLAQLADHVAEARLVPLSTVFDAFPRAVRDIAKTQNKEVDLIIENADIGVDRSMLADVRDALVHLLRNAVDHGLESADFRQQMGKPAQGRIRIRVRVDGDMLHIEVEDDGRGMDTERLKQVAINKRLLSPVQAAALSEREAIELIFRPGFSTREQVSELSGRGVGMDVVKRKVETLGGSVGVQSRQGRGTTITLRLPQSLALMKVLLVRLGDDVYGMPAADVVAVMRIKPDDRMEVFGTLAVRHRGKPTALVALGPLLGLNGGNRFDKPPAVVVRHGDDYAALVVDGFVDEREVAVKPCGGEFLKGAPFIAGTAALEDGRIAVLLHVPDIMTEVRRMARPVTQAPASRRLRVLLVDDSPIARATEGALVKALGHSVEEAQDGEEAYVKVQSNTYDLILTDVQMPKLDGFSLTRRLKGTPAVARIPVIILSSLASPEDKRRGLDAGADAYLVKGELGVEILAQSIDRLT, encoded by the coding sequence ATGGACACCGAGGCCCTCAAGAAATCCCTCCTGAAGAAGTTCCAGGAGGTCACGGCCGACCGACTCCAGAAGATCCAACTGGGAGTCATCGACCTGGAGAAGGAGACCGCGGAGCAGGCCGCGGAGGACGTCGCGCGCGAACTGCACACGATGAAGGGCGAGGCCCGCATGCTGGGCCTGGCCGCCATCGGTCAGTTGGCGCACGCCGCCGAGGACGTCCTGCGCGCCGAGCGCGAAGGCAAGACGGCCACCGAGACGGCCACGGACGTGATGCTCCGTGCCTGCGACGTGCTGTCGGACCTCATCGAGGATCTGGACGCGGCCCACACCGGCACGTCCGCCACCGAGGAGATGGTGAAGGCGCTGTCGGAGGTGTCCGGCCACCCCGTGCCCGCCCTGGGCCCGGTGCGCAGGCCCGCGTCTTCCGCGCCGCCTCCGCCGCCCAAGCCCGCGGCGCAGGCGCCCGTGGCCCCCCCTGCCGCCGCGCCCGTGGCCCAGGCCCCGGTGGCCCAGGCGCCGGTGTCCGTGCAGGCCCCGCCCCGCGTGGCGGAGCCCGTCGCCGTGGCCGCGCCGCATCCGCCGGCCGCGAAGGAGGAGGAAGCTCCCAGCGCCGCGAAGAGCAACACCATCGCGGACCGCAGCATCCGCGTGAACGTGGAGGTGCTGGACTCGCTGGGCCTGCTCGCCGGTGACCTGCTGGTGGAGAGCGCGCGCGGCCGGCTTCGCAGCGGGGAGACGGCGCAGCTCTTCGAGCGCTTCAGCCGCCTGGGCGACCGCTTCCTGCGCATCTCCGAGGAGGTGGACGTCCCGGACACCATCCGCGCGGAGCTGGAGCGCGCGGAGGCGGACCTGCACATGCTGCGCGACGACGCGTTCCGCTTCGTGCGCCGCAACGGGGACGGCATCAACACGCTGCACGGCAACCTGGCCCAGCTGGCGGACCACGTGGCCGAGGCGCGTCTGGTGCCGCTGTCCACCGTGTTCGACGCGTTCCCTCGCGCGGTGCGCGACATCGCGAAGACGCAGAACAAGGAAGTGGACCTGATCATCGAGAACGCCGACATCGGCGTGGACCGGTCCATGCTGGCCGACGTGCGCGACGCGCTGGTGCACCTGCTGCGCAACGCGGTGGACCACGGCCTGGAGTCGGCGGACTTCCGCCAGCAGATGGGCAAGCCCGCGCAAGGGCGCATCCGCATCCGCGTGCGCGTGGACGGCGACATGCTCCACATCGAGGTGGAGGACGACGGCCGCGGCATGGACACCGAGCGGCTCAAGCAGGTGGCCATCAACAAGCGCCTCTTGTCGCCGGTGCAGGCCGCCGCGCTGTCGGAGCGCGAGGCCATCGAGCTCATCTTCCGCCCCGGCTTCTCCACGCGCGAGCAGGTCAGTGAACTGTCCGGCCGCGGTGTGGGCATGGACGTGGTGAAGCGCAAGGTGGAGACGCTGGGCGGGTCCGTGGGCGTGCAGAGCCGCCAGGGCCGCGGCACCACCATCACGCTGCGCCTGCCTCAGTCGCTGGCCCTCATGAAGGTGCTGCTGGTGCGCCTGGGCGACGACGTCTACGGCATGCCCGCCGCGGACGTGGTGGCCGTCATGCGCATCAAGCCGGATGACCGCATGGAGGTCTTCGGCACGCTGGCCGTGCGGCACCGGGGCAAGCCCACGGCGCTCGTGGCGCTGGGGCCGCTGTTGGGCCTCAACGGCGGCAACCGCTTCGACAAGCCTCCCGCGGTGGTGGTGCGCCACGGCGACGACTACGCCGCGCTGGTGGTGGACGGCTTCGTGGACGAGCGCGAGGTGGCGGTGAAGCCCTGCGGCGGCGAGTTCCTCAAGGGCGCGCCGTTCATCGCGGGCACGGCGGCGCTGGAGGACGGGCGCATCGCGGTGCTCCTGCACGTGCCGGACATCATGACGGAGGTGCGCCGCATGGCCCGCCCCGTCACCCAGGCGCCCGCCAGCCGCCGGCTGCGCGTGCTGCTGGTGGACGACTCGCCCATCGCGCGTGCGACGGAGGGCGCGCTCGTCAAGGCGCTGGGCCACTCCGTGGAGGAGGCCCAGGACGGCGAGGAGGCGTACGTGAAGGTGCAGTCGAACACGTACGACCTCATCCTCACGGACGTGCAGATGCCGAAGCTGGACGGCTTCTCCCTCACGCGGCGGCTGAAGGGCACGCCCGCCGTGGCGCGCATCCCGGTCATCATCCTGTCGTCGCTCGCGTCGCCGGAGGACAAGCGGCGCGGCCTGGATGCGGGCGCGGATGCGTACCTGGTGAAGGGCGAGCTGGGGGTGGAGATCCTGGCGCAGTCCATCGATCGGCTGACCTGA
- a CDS encoding chemotaxis protein CheB, which produces MAFRVLLVGRGLRGLVRGLFDGESLVAVGPPEADFVGAEAVVRRHFPDVLLVDLTSSEALAAIERIMALRPTPILALHPGVLTGQQAFQALALGALDVMDRPMTPGPDFWHAVNRKLVMLAQVKGVRSPHTSSKVKQPAQEGPTAPFPLVALAASLGGPKAVASVLRMIPRGFPAPIAYCQHISQGFTEGLAHWLSTETALRVVEATHDAWMEPGTVYIAPSGGHLLVKPDGRLELDTGPALRGFRPSCDMLLTSAGESFGKRCIGVILTGMGRDGARGLKEIRERGGRTIAQDEATCVVYGMPREAVLLGAAQQVLPLDVIAPTLVQWVDAC; this is translated from the coding sequence CTGGCGTTCCGGGTCCTCCTGGTGGGGCGGGGCCTGCGCGGGCTGGTGCGCGGGCTCTTCGATGGCGAGTCCCTGGTCGCCGTGGGCCCGCCGGAGGCGGACTTCGTGGGCGCGGAGGCGGTGGTGCGCCGCCACTTCCCGGACGTGCTGCTGGTGGACCTGACGTCCTCGGAGGCGCTCGCCGCCATCGAGCGCATCATGGCCCTGCGCCCCACGCCCATCCTCGCGCTGCACCCGGGCGTGCTCACCGGCCAGCAGGCGTTCCAGGCGCTGGCCCTGGGCGCGCTGGACGTGATGGACCGGCCCATGACGCCGGGGCCGGACTTCTGGCACGCGGTGAACCGCAAGCTGGTGATGCTGGCGCAGGTCAAGGGCGTGCGCTCGCCGCACACCTCGTCCAAGGTGAAGCAGCCGGCGCAGGAGGGGCCCACCGCGCCGTTCCCCCTGGTCGCGCTGGCTGCCTCGCTGGGCGGGCCGAAGGCCGTCGCGTCCGTGCTGCGGATGATTCCGCGGGGTTTCCCCGCGCCCATCGCCTACTGTCAACACATCAGCCAGGGCTTCACGGAAGGCCTGGCGCACTGGCTGTCCACGGAGACGGCGCTTCGCGTCGTCGAGGCGACGCATGACGCGTGGATGGAGCCGGGCACGGTGTACATCGCCCCTTCGGGAGGACATCTGCTGGTGAAGCCGGACGGCCGTCTGGAACTGGATACGGGACCTGCCCTGCGGGGCTTCCGGCCCTCGTGTGACATGCTGCTCACTTCGGCCGGGGAGTCTTTCGGCAAGAGGTGCATCGGCGTCATTCTGACGGGCATGGGCCGGGACGGCGCCAGGGGGCTGAAGGAGATTCGCGAGCGGGGCGGGCGCACCATCGCGCAGGACGAGGCCACGTGCGTCGTCTACGGCATGCCGCGCGAGGCCGTGCTGCTGGGCGCGGCGCAGCAGGTGCTGCCGCTGGACGTCATCGCTCCGACGCTCGTGCAATGGGTGGACGCGTGCTGA